In Thermodesulfobacteriota bacterium, the genomic stretch GCGGGCACGGCCCCCCATAGCCAATCTGGCCGAAATCCGTCATGCCGTGTTTCATGCCGTTTTCGAGCCCTGCCCCGTTGTTCCCCGCGCCCCTGTAAAGACCGGTCAGGTCCGGAGGAAGGTCGAAGACGACCCAGTGGACGAAGGTCCCCATTGGAGCGTCAGGGTCTTCGAGCACGAGGACATAGCTTTTTGTTCCCGGAGGGGGGCCTTTCCACGCAAGCGGCGGCGAGAGGTTCTCTCCCTCGCAGGTGTATATCCTCGGGATGTGCCCGCCTTCCTTGAAATCAGGGCTCTCGATTCTGAACACGGCTGACCTCCGTTTTAGGGAGCTCTTGATGCTCTCGTACGAGTCCGCAATCATGCCGCATTTTCACCGGCACGGCAGGGGAGCCAATGAAAGCCCTTGTGTGTTAATATTACATATCTTACATGCAGTGTATAAAATTTGCAACTGTACCTTTTTACAGGCCCAGCCGCTCCCTCTTTAGTCCTTGCATCAAGGCCTGCTTCCAAATTATACTTTTCAGGCAATTTTTAAAAATCGATCTTTTCCCGGGACTATGGGTAGTTACGTGAATAAAAATGCTCACATGTTATCGTATATGCTCCGCTTTTTATTCCCGGCCTTCCTGGAAAAGCGGGAATAATCTCCATTTTTTAGAGGTTGCCTTTACTTTTACGGGAGGGCAGAAGCTTGAAGGTCCGTTTCATCCTCAACCCCTCTGCAGGGCGCTCGGGAAGGCTTAAATCCCTCTCCGGGGCTGTTAAAAAGGTGCTTGATGCGGACGAGGGCATATTCGAGATACGGTCCGCAGCCGACAGGTCAGGCATGAGGGACCTCGCAGCCGATGCGGCCGCCAAGGGATATGAGGTGGTCTTCGCCTGCGGAGGTGATGGCACCATAAACGACATTGCGTCCGAGCTCGTGGGCAAGGATACCGCCCTGGGCATCCTGCCTACAGGCTCAGGCAATGCTCTCGCGCGTGCGCTCAGGATACCCGAGGACGTGGAGGAAGCCGTAAGGCTCCTTAAGACCGGCAGGGTAAACAAAATGGACGTCGGAGTCGCGTGCGGCCGGTATTTCTTCTCGACCGCCGGCTTCGCCTTCGAGGCCCGCCTGAGCAGGCGCTATAACGAGGGCCGGCTGAGCAGGAGGTTGAGGGGGCTTTCGCCGTATTTCGTACTGGCGCTGTTTGAGTTCCTCCGCTTCAGGCCCGGGCCGGTCCGCCTGAGCATCGACGGCAAGGACATCGACGGCAGGCCGCTGCTTTTGACCGCCGCTAACACGAGCCACCTGGGAGGGGGCGCCGTGATAGCCCCTGGCGCAGAGAACGACGACGGCCTCCTTGATTTCTGTTTCGTCCACAGGACCGGCATCTTTTCGGCCCTGGGCCTCGCCCGGAGACTCCTCAACGGCAGCATAGAGAAGCACGGCAGGTACGAGACCGCCCGCGGCAGGAAGGCGGTCGTCATGGGCCGGGACATCAAGGACGCGCACGTCGACGGTGAGCCCTTCCAATGGAAGGGGGAGGTTGAGATATCCGTCCTGTACCGCAAGCTCAACGTGCTCGTGCCCTCCTAGCAGGCTGCTGAAAAAGTCCACCTGCGTCGAAGGCTACGTCGCTTGACACTCTGGCGTACACGAAAAGTACGCCTCATTCCTAAGCTCCCCTGTTCCAACGGGGCCTCGCATCTGGAGCTTTTTGAGCAGCCTGAATAAAAACGGATTTTTTCAGCAAGCTGATAGGGGCCATCCCGCAGGAATTGTCTGTAACCCTCCGAAATGCCTTTGATTTCACGCAGCAAAGTTGTTGAAGTACCCTCCTCTTTGGAGTATCATATGCGCATGATACCCATGGACAGGGCCCGCGCCAATCGCCATCTCTCCGTAAACATCAAGGAAGCTCTCAAAGGCCGGAGCTTCACCGATCTCAAGGACGACGAGAAGCTCATGCTCGCCTACAAGCACCTTGAGGAACTCCGGCAGCTTAACGGCGGCTACATCGCATCGGATTACTGCGGGGACAAGGGCGGCGACAGGTATAACGTCTTCTGGCTCAGGGACATAATGTACGCGACGTACGCGAACGAATACGTGGGCGCGTACGACAAGCTCATCGAGAGCTACCGGCTCATAATCAGGATATTCCAGAAGTACAGGCAGAAGATAACGAACGGCGCGAGGAAGCGCACCTATCTCGGGAGCTGCGCGGACGAGGTCATCCACGCCAGGGTGCACCCGGTGACCCTCGAGGAGATAACGAGCGAGTGGGGACATCATCAGCTCGATATCTTCGGCCTCTTCCTTTACAAGACAGGCGACCTCATAAAAAAGGGGCACAACGTAATATCGACAGACCAGGCCGAGACGCAGATACTCCTCCGGGATATCGTCCTCTACCTTACCACCGTCAGGTGGCATTCGGACCCGGACTTCGGGGTCTGGGAAGAGGGGCCGGAGCTGCATTCATCGAGCATAGGCGCGGTCCTCGCCGGGCTTACCATGTGGCACGACGACGGCTACTACCATTACAAGTACAAGGCCCGCATCCCCATACACCAGTACATGCCGGTTCCCCAGGAGTTCATAGAGCGGGGGAGGAGCGCCCTTGAGAGGCTCCTTCCTTCGGAATCCGCGTCGAGGCCCGTGGACCTTGCCCAATTGAGCCTTGTGTGGCCTTATTATATAATTAACGACAGCCAGGCCGTTCAGATAATCTCCAACGTGGAAAAAAGGCTCGTGAGGAGGCACGGGGTGATAAGGTACCCGGGGGACCTTTATTACAATGCCGACAGGACCAGCCCCGCCGGGAACGAGGCCGAGTGGCCGCTCGGGTTCGCATGGCTTTCCATTGCCTACTCGCAGCTCGCGATAAAGGCGCTCCGGCTCGGCGAGATATTCTCGCCGCCCGTGGAGTATATCGAGAAGTCCGAGCATTACCTCCGCAGGCTCGAATCGGTAATGACCCCCGAGGGCCAGGTCCCGGAGCTTTATACAGCCGGCAGGCCCAATTACAACGTGCCGCTCGCCTGGGCGCAGAGCTTTTACGTGGTGGCGCGCCAGAACCTTAACCGGCTGCACGAGAAGCTTAACCTTCGCTAAAGGGCCCTTTCCACCTTGCCCCCATTTCCCCGATGTTCGAGATGAACCCCATAGCCTTCAGGGCCACGATGCTGAACATCATCGGCAATGCGGGCCTACTGGCAATGAAGCTCGCTGCCGGCATATTGACCGGGAGCATCGCCCTCATCTCCGACGCCATAAACTCCTTTAACGACGTCGCCGCCTCCATCTCGACCTTCATATGCGTCTATATTTCCGACAAGCAGGCTGACGAAGGCCACCCGTTCGGACACAGCAGGGCCGAGCCCATTGCGGGCCTCATAATAGCGGTGCTGGCCGGGATACTGGGCTTCGAGGTCATAAGGGAGGCGGTCTCGCGCATAATCGAGGGGACGAGCCCGGAGGTCGGGCCCTATGTCCTCCTTGTCCCTATAGCGACGATGGCCGCGAAGGGCGGCATGTTCCTGTATTTCAGGAGGGTCGGGCGCATGTTCAGGAGCCCCGCCATAAACGCCACGGCATTCGATTCGCTCATGGACGTCGCGGTCGCGTTTGCCGCCCTCATCGGCCTTGCCGGGACGTTTTTCGGGCATGCCTGGCTCGACCCGGCGGCTGGCCTCCTCATAAGCGTATGGATAATGTACACGGGGTACAGGATAGGGATGGACAACATAGATTATCTCATGGGGCGATCTCCCGACCCCTGGCTCCTTAAGCAGATTAGAGAAGCGGCTCTCGACGTGCCGGGAGTGGAGGGGCTCGGGAGCGTAAAGGCCCACTATGTCGGCCCCTTTATCCATGTCGAGATACAGATACGGGTGGACAAGGGCCTGCCGACCGAGGAGTCCCACGCCATAGGCGAGGAGGTCTCGAACAGGGTCGAGAGCATAAGCACCATAGAGAAGTCCTTTGTCCACATAGACCCGGTCTGAGGAAGGTAAAATCGATCTTTTCCCCGGATTCTGCGTAGTTACGGGAATAAAAATGCTCAAATATTGTCATATATGCTCCGCTTTTTATTCCCGGCTTCCTTGATTTCAAAAAATATCAAATTTTTAGAGGTTGCCTGACCCATGGGAGGGCTCGCACCGATGAAGCTCGACAGCTCGCAGGAGAAGGCGGCCAGGTCTACGGCGAGGCGGATACTCGTTGTCGCCGGGCCTGGGAGCGGAAAGACCCGAGTTCTGGCCGCAAGGTTTTCGCACCTCGTCCAAAACGGGGCAAGGCCCGAAAGGGTACTGGCCGTCACCTTCACGAACAGGGCCGCCCGCGAGATGAGGGCGCGGGTCTTATCCACGCTCCCGGGCGCGAGGCCTGAAAACATCTCCACCTTCCATTCGCTCGGCCTTAGGCTCCTCAGGGAAGAGACGCCGTCCTTGAGGCTCCTTGCAAGGGACGAGTCAAGGGCCCTCTTGAAGGAGCTTGGCGCTCATGACCCGGATAAGGCCCTTGAAGGCATTTCCGCCCGTAAAAACGGCATGGCGGCGGACGGCGCCGGTGAGGGGCTTGCCTCCGCGTATGCCGACAGGCTTGCCTCGCTCAACGCGATAGACTTCGACGATATAATGCCCGCCTCGCTCAGGCTCGTCCTCTCAAGGGCCGGAAGGCCCTTTGACCACATCATGATAGACGAGTACCAGGACATCAACCCCGTACAGGCCGATTTATTGAAGGCCCTCGCCGAAGGCGCGGAAAGCCTTTTTGCGATAGGGGACCCTGACCAGGCCATCTATTCATTCAGGGGCTCGAGCCTCAGGTGCTTTCTCGATTTCGAGCGGGCCGGAGGCGCTGAAATAGTGCGCCTCGGAACTAATTACCGTTCCGGAAGGGCCATAGCCGAGGCTTCGAAGGCGCTTATCTCGAAAAATACCGAAAGGCTTCCGAACGAGGCGGCGCCCGCAAGGGGAGGGGGAAGCGTCGAGGAGGTCGAGTGCGGCGACGAAAGGGAAGAGGCCAGGCATATAGTCGGGGAGATCGAAAAGCTCATGGGCGGGCTCACGAGCCTTTCCGTTTCAGATGATATTGGGCTCAGGTTCTCGGATTTCGGGGTATTGGTCCGGACGAACCGGCAGGCGGAGCTTATCGCCGAGGAGTTCGCACGCTCTCCGGTCCCCTTCCATATAGTAAAGCCGCCCGGGCCTGGCCTGGCGGGGTTTGTCAAAATCCTGCGCGGCCTCGAAGCCCCTGGAGACATGGTCCTACGGGAGTTCGTAATGAGGGAGGCCCAAAAGGTCTGCCTTGATAGCGACGCGCTCGGCGTCGTCGGGGCCGCCCTGAATTGCGTGGCAATCCATGAAGGCAAGAAGGGCCTTGCCCGTTTCCTTGACGAGCTCATGCTCGATACGCCTTCCGACAACATCGACATAAGCGCGGACAGGGTGAACATAATGACGCTTCATTCAGCCAAGGGGCTTGAATGGAGATGCGTTTTCCTGGCCGGCGCCGAGGACGGCCTCATACCCATGCGGATAAAAGGCGAGTGCGACATCGAAGAGGAGAGGAGGCTCTTTTACGTGGGGATGACAAGGGCGATGGACAGGCTCTTTCTCCTTCGCGCCCGGAAGAGAAGGACATGGGGCGAGTCGAAAGAATGCAGGAGGTCGCCCTTCCTTGAGGAGCTTCCTGCTTCCCTCGTAGCAGTGAAGCGGATGGCCTCCAGGAGCATAAAAAAGAAACCCGTGCAGAAGGGGCTTTTCGAATAGAGGCTCCCTGGAGCTAAAGTCTTGCCAGCACCCCCTTGTTTACTTCCTCGCCTTTCTCTTTTCCGAAAAGGGCCTCCACAAGCCTGAACGCGAACTCCATCGCCGTGCCCGGCCCCTGGCTGGTCATGATGTTTCCGTCCGTTACGACCCGCTCATTTGAAACGGCCTCGTTCCTTGAGAGGAGCTCTTCGCGCACCGAAGGGTGGCTCGTTATTCTCTTACCGGCGGTTACGCCGATTGCGGATAGCACGGCAGGCGCGGCGCATATGGCCGCTACTTTCCGGCCTTTGTCCATGAGTCCGCTGATTAACCGTCTTACGCGCTCGTCTTTTTTGAGGTTTTCAGCTCCCAGTGCGCCGCCCGGAAGGACTACCATGTCGAAGTCCGCTCCGATGTCGTCCATCAAGGCGTCGGTGAGGATGCGTATTCCGCTCCTGCCCTCTATGGGGCCGGGGACCGTTCCCGCCGCAACTACTTCGGCCCCGGCCCTCCGGAGTATGTCGATGATGGTCACCGCCTCTATCTCCTCGAATCCTGGAGCTATGGGGACGAGCACCCTTGCCATGTTTTCCTCCTTCTAACAGGCTGCTGGAAAAGTCCGTCTGCTTCGTTATCTTCGTCGCTGGACACTCCGGCGCATACAAAACATACGCCTCATTCCTCGCTCCCTGCTCCTAATGGGGCCTCGCACCTGGAGCTTTGGGCAGCCTGAATATAAACGAGTTTTTCAGCGAACTGCTAAACGGGAACGGTTATCGGTCCTTAACCCGAGCTTCAGGGATTATACAACCGTTCAGCCCCGTGTCAAAGCCCGGCGGCTTGCGGTATAATTTAATTGGGATAAGCTTTTATCAAGCCGGTCGTAAAACCCTGGCTCAAGCGCAGGAAAAAAAGGTCGTCCGTAACAAGCCGTGGTTCAGTCCAGGTGCTCATTAAGATTTGCCTTAAAAAGGAGCGCGTAATGGCAAACGCACACCGCCAGGCCAACCACCTGAAAGACCAGAGGAGCCCGTACCTTAAGCAGCACGAGCTGAACCCGGTGGACTGGTACCCCTGGGGTAGCGAGGCCCTTCAAAAGGCGAAGAGGGATGATAAGCCCCTGATCATAAGCATCGGCTACGCTTCGTGCCACTGGTGCCACGTGATGGAGCGCGAGTCCTTCGAGGACGAGGAGACGGCCCGCATAATGAACGAGAACTTCGTCAATATAAAAGTGGACAGGGAGGAAAGGCCGGACCTCGACAGCCTGTATATAAAAGCGGTGCAGGCCATGACAGGGCACGCCGGCTGGCCGCTTACGGTCTTCGCAACCCCGGACGGCGTGCCTTTCTACGGGGGCTCGTATTTCCCTCCCGAGGACATGAGGGGCATGCCTTCCTTCAGGAAGGTGCTCCTGGCCGTGAGCCTCGCATACAGGAAGAACCGCGACAAGATCGAGACCGTTACGGCCGACGTCGAAAGGACACTCGGAGGCAGGGCCGAGATAGCGCCCATAGAGCTCCGGAGCGAGGTAGCGGACATCGCCTATGACGCCGCGCGCCTCTATTTCGACCCGATAAACGGCGGCTTCGGCAGGGGGACGAAATTCCCCCATGCGATGTTCCTCGACTTCCTGCTTCGCTACCATAAGAGGACCGGGAAGGAGGAGGCCATCTCGATGGTGAAGAAGACCCTGTCCTCAATGGCCAGAGGCGGGATATACGACCACCTGGGCGGCGGCTTTCACAGGTACTCGGTGGCCGAAAACTGGGACATACCTCATTTTGAGAAAATGCTCTACGATAACGCTCTCCTTTCATCCCTTTACACCGCGGCCTACAAGGAGACCGGCCTCGGGCTCTACCGGGAGACCGCGATTGAAACGCTATCCTGGCTCGTCCGCGAGATGCGGGGCGAGATGGGCGGCTTTTACTCCTCGGTGGACGCGGACGT encodes the following:
- a CDS encoding YbhB/YbcL family Raf kinase inhibitor-like protein, which gives rise to MFRIESPDFKEGGHIPRIYTCEGENLSPPLAWKGPPPGTKSYVLVLEDPDAPMGTFVHWVVFDLPPDLTGLYRGAGNNGAGLENGMKHGMTDFGQIGYGGPCPPKGHGMHRYSFVLKATDLASLGLDEGAKRSELERALKGHVLAETRITAVYQR
- a CDS encoding glycoside hydrolase family 15 protein, whose translation is MIPMDRARANRHLSVNIKEALKGRSFTDLKDDEKLMLAYKHLEELRQLNGGYIASDYCGDKGGDRYNVFWLRDIMYATYANEYVGAYDKLIESYRLIIRIFQKYRQKITNGARKRTYLGSCADEVIHARVHPVTLEEITSEWGHHQLDIFGLFLYKTGDLIKKGHNVISTDQAETQILLRDIVLYLTTVRWHSDPDFGVWEEGPELHSSSIGAVLAGLTMWHDDGYYHYKYKARIPIHQYMPVPQEFIERGRSALERLLPSESASRPVDLAQLSLVWPYYIINDSQAVQIISNVEKRLVRRHGVIRYPGDLYYNADRTSPAGNEAEWPLGFAWLSIAYSQLAIKALRLGEIFSPPVEYIEKSEHYLRRLESVMTPEGQVPELYTAGRPNYNVPLAWAQSFYVVARQNLNRLHEKLNLR
- a CDS encoding cation diffusion facilitator family transporter, with the protein product MNPIAFRATMLNIIGNAGLLAMKLAAGILTGSIALISDAINSFNDVAASISTFICVYISDKQADEGHPFGHSRAEPIAGLIIAVLAGILGFEVIREAVSRIIEGTSPEVGPYVLLVPIATMAAKGGMFLYFRRVGRMFRSPAINATAFDSLMDVAVAFAALIGLAGTFFGHAWLDPAAGLLISVWIMYTGYRIGMDNIDYLMGRSPDPWLLKQIREAALDVPGVEGLGSVKAHYVGPFIHVEIQIRVDKGLPTEESHAIGEEVSNRVESISTIEKSFVHIDPV
- a CDS encoding ATP-dependent helicase, translating into MKLDSSQEKAARSTARRILVVAGPGSGKTRVLAARFSHLVQNGARPERVLAVTFTNRAAREMRARVLSTLPGARPENISTFHSLGLRLLREETPSLRLLARDESRALLKELGAHDPDKALEGISARKNGMAADGAGEGLASAYADRLASLNAIDFDDIMPASLRLVLSRAGRPFDHIMIDEYQDINPVQADLLKALAEGAESLFAIGDPDQAIYSFRGSSLRCFLDFERAGGAEIVRLGTNYRSGRAIAEASKALISKNTERLPNEAAPARGGGSVEEVECGDEREEARHIVGEIEKLMGGLTSLSVSDDIGLRFSDFGVLVRTNRQAELIAEEFARSPVPFHIVKPPGPGLAGFVKILRGLEAPGDMVLREFVMREAQKVCLDSDALGVVGAALNCVAIHEGKKGLARFLDELMLDTPSDNIDISADRVNIMTLHSAKGLEWRCVFLAGAEDGLIPMRIKGECDIEEERRLFYVGMTRAMDRLFLLRARKRRTWGESKECRRSPFLEELPASLVAVKRMASRSIKKKPVQKGLFE
- a CDS encoding diacylglycerol kinase family lipid kinase, with amino-acid sequence MKVRFILNPSAGRSGRLKSLSGAVKKVLDADEGIFEIRSAADRSGMRDLAADAAAKGYEVVFACGGDGTINDIASELVGKDTALGILPTGSGNALARALRIPEDVEEAVRLLKTGRVNKMDVGVACGRYFFSTAGFAFEARLSRRYNEGRLSRRLRGLSPYFVLALFEFLRFRPGPVRLSIDGKDIDGRPLLLTAANTSHLGGGAVIAPGAENDDGLLDFCFVHRTGIFSALGLARRLLNGSIEKHGRYETARGRKAVVMGRDIKDAHVDGEPFQWKGEVEISVLYRKLNVLVPS
- a CDS encoding thioredoxin domain-containing protein, yielding MANAHRQANHLKDQRSPYLKQHELNPVDWYPWGSEALQKAKRDDKPLIISIGYASCHWCHVMERESFEDEETARIMNENFVNIKVDREERPDLDSLYIKAVQAMTGHAGWPLTVFATPDGVPFYGGSYFPPEDMRGMPSFRKVLLAVSLAYRKNRDKIETVTADVERTLGGRAEIAPIELRSEVADIAYDAARLYFDPINGGFGRGTKFPHAMFLDFLLRYHKRTGKEEAISMVKKTLSSMARGGIYDHLGGGFHRYSVAENWDIPHFEKMLYDNALLSSLYTAAYKETGLGLYRETAIETLSWLVREMRGEMGGFYSSVDADVEGVEGAYYVWRPEDIREALGDEAERFMEFFSVTDEGNYEGRNTLRVNRRERDIGGPVPEDIRKMKALMLEARARRKPPQFDRKIITAWNGLAISALSSASGAFRRRDFEDEAKRTARFVLSSLRGRDGRMLRYFLDGSGDVKGMLEDYALLAEGLLSIYDETGEEEWLSEGERLAGRMIELFHDESSGLFYDTGVDQERLFVRERDLYDNDLPSGNSAASSLLLRLYRATGKRRYMELSESILQSMERLTEEPISYGKFLTVLESFLAGDERPH
- a CDS encoding DJ-1/PfpI family protein; the protein is MARVLVPIAPGFEEIEAVTIIDILRRAGAEVVAAGTVPGPIEGRSGIRILTDALMDDIGADFDMVVLPGGALGAENLKKDERVRRLISGLMDKGRKVAAICAAPAVLSAIGVTAGKRITSHPSVREELLSRNEAVSNERVVTDGNIMTSQGPGTAMEFAFRLVEALFGKEKGEEVNKGVLARL